The Arachis ipaensis cultivar K30076 chromosome B05, Araip1.1, whole genome shotgun sequence nucleotide sequence GTGTCTTCCGGGGAGGAATAGAGAGGGTTGAATTCGGGGCTTCGACGAATCACTGCAAGAACTGCACCAACCTCGGTGTTTAGCATGCATGAGAGTGCAAGTTGTTTCCGTTTTGATCTTGAAATCGACTTGCTTCTTTGGTTGTGCTGGTGGTTATAATCTTCTTCTCCGTTTAAGAAATCCATTGCTGATAACCGTTTTATTgatttcgccattttttttttaatttattatttcttttacTCAACTATGCAATAGTTAATTAAGGTGGTGACATCATTGCTTGTGCATGTGCATGATTTTTgttgagagaagaaagaaaagcttAGTTGGTTAGATGAAAGGTTACATTAGATTAGAGTGATGAGAGTGGAGAAGATCGAGTACAAAGGAGAGGGGATTTTGCATGGAGTTTCGCATGTTTGAGGACACAAATAATCATGGGGAAAATGATTGCCGGAACATTTGGCAAATCACTCGTACATTTAATTTCTTCTGTTTTATtgtcttatttttatattttatttatttgaaggGGTTTTGCCTTGCAAAAATGTTCGTTACACTTAAGTTATGCTTATGCAGTATGCACATCAAACATTAGATTATCTCGTTAGTCTTCCTTGCGAAAATTATTATTGTCAACctccattatttttatttatttattttgttgttcagagacaaagaaaaaaagaaaacaagctAAAAGAAAAGACTAGGCAAAACTGCCATCCTAATTTCTATCTAACATGGTCTTCTTGCAAGACCAGAGCAATCTCCTCATTAGGAATGACCCATGCTTTATTTAAGGTTTAGGTAATTATGATTATTAAGAAGAGTATTATTAAAtatatctaaatataaataatattcatTGATAAATCCCAATATACCCTTCGCCTAACAATCCACTAATGCTAATTCCCCTGTCATTTAGTGTAAGAATTTTGCATTACTAATCAATCTCATACTTTTCGTtcgtaaatttttaaaataaataattgaatCAAATACCTTTTATTGACAGaataaaatatagttagataTGTACATAACTTTATAATGCATATTACGGTAGAAGTTTCACATTATCTCTAATTACATACTTAAAGTTGTAAGGACTTTAAAATAGTGAATAGTTGAAATTTAAACATACATTGAGGGATGAGATGATAATTCAGTAGCCAACAGCCTTAGGGAAATATTGGCTTCAATGGCGGATTTGATTTGCTTCTTGGCAGGCTAATGAACATATATAGCCTGAATTCCTATGAAAACATTTTGTTCCATATATATATTCATATCATATGGATATAGTCCAGGTAGTGTCTACAGATTCAGAAGGTTAATCATATTGTGTACATATTAAAACCTGGTTCATTttgaaataagaaaaacaaattaCCAAATAAATCATAACATTTTCCAACCACAAGATGTTTATTACTATACAAAACCGTGCAAAATCAATTTCAAGTAGTGCTGTAATTGATGTGTAGCTCCCAAGCCAAAGAAACACCCATATAAAATCCCAGAGTACATCACATTAATATATCCCCACACCAGCAACAGAAGATCACATCTCACCATGTAATGAGAATTTTCTAAGCGCTTTCTGAGCTCCTTTGGACAGCCCTGAAAAAACATTATATTTTAACATGAAATAATGGACCTTTAGATTTGATATGTATTTGAGAATAGATTGTTGTTCACCTCTACTTTCATATATAACTTCCTTAGGCGACACCTAAACACCAATGCCCAAAATTAAATTAGCTAAAAGTTTTACAAATGAGTTACAATTCATGAAACCTATACCCTAATTATAAAAGTGAAAAATAGGTAATTAAGATGTCCCAAAACATACTTGCATCAATAAAGCTCCCAGAGCAGAACATGATGCATCATCATCAATGGAGCCAACCCAAAATCGAAGACGAGCACAATCAACAAAAGCAAATCCATACACAACTGAACCATCATCCAAGCTGGTACTACCCTGTAAATTTTTCAATTTATCACCATTTAACAATTCGAGTTACCAACAAAACTATCTATGCATTAGGTATACTTATAATAGCTTGCAAAAATTAATAACTCAGCAACAGTGCAAACCTCTTTTATTGCAAGCAGATGGTTGGCATCAGGCCCAATATTACCCTCCACAGTGGTTGATGGAGTGATGACCTGAACTAATTTTCTTTGAATAACCTGAAAATATGATGACAGTCAGTAATACCATGCAAAAAAGGCAATCTAAATTTGCACGTTGCATAAGATAATTTGTTAGAACTCAAAAGCACTAAggataatgaataaataaaatgaTATATACAGATTTATCTTAATTCAGTTCAATGTCATGTTTTCTGCTGCAATATCACTACATCAGGTAGGAAACAGTTTCCAACACATACAATAGACTGAGACACAGGAAATTCAAAATGTTTGAATGAACATGAATTTATCCACATCTAGGGTAAAAAGCTATGAAGCAAAACTTTCTATGTACAACCAAAGAACAACGTCATCTACAAGAATTTAGCAAAGCCAACACAACTGTAAGCATGGAAAAACTTACAGAGTTGGCTCCTCTAGCCTTTGCTTCTTCAGATGTCTCCAACTGCTCCACCCTTCCAACCTTGTATCTTCACAACGAAAGAAAAAACTCAAAACAGGGCATACTAAGTCCTCAATTCATTAGCTAGGAAATTGATATGCAACATGATTAGTAAGATCATATCATGCAATCTATCTGGAGTTAGCCATACTCATCTATGTGCTGCACGAAATCTCCACTTCAGATGTACATTACATTTAATCAAATCAACTTTCAAACAAAATCTCACTCTATCCTTAGTACTTACCCCCGAGCAACCAAGTTTTGAACAGCATCATCAATCCCACTTTCAGATATACCAACCTGAAGTAGCAAGTAATAACAACTCTCTTTAATCTTTAAGAGGTAAACAAGTAGGAAAGTAATAACCAAACGACTATACACGACAAAAGAGTTGACCTGTCGACATTTTCCCACACCACTTAATGTTATTTTCCAATCAAGCTCCTTATGGCCAATTTCAGCATCCATTTCATAGAGCTCATAAAACTTCCCCTGTGAATGCCATTAATTATGGCAGACTACTATTAATTGAAGGTAATGAATACACAGTAAATCCTCAGAATTAAATGGTATTACGACATCAATAGTCAAAATACTTCATGAACTAACCACTTTAAAAAATAGCAGAACATCCATGTATTTACACTTGACACTCCAATACTGTTTCTGTGAAGCTGACATCTTTTTCAAAGCATCCGGAGGTATATAAAGTGTTGTCCTGTCGTACAAAGGATCATTGGGCCTTCTTCCACTTGCATCCTTGATTCGAGAAGGATCAAGCCACTCAAACCTGCTAGCCACTTCTGCTTCCTTCTTAGTCAAGTTCAGTGATGGTGAATCCTCAAGAAATCTGACTCGTTTACCAGAATCCATCAATGAACGAAACTTGGATTCATCATCTCGACTTCGCTTAGCATGAGAAGCAAGAGGCTGCATCCCTGGTGTTTCAGGCCCAACAACATCATCATTAATTTCGATAGGCTTTAACTGATTTGCCTTTGCCTTGAGACTTACAGCAGTATTTTTCACCATAGGTTGAAAAGCTCCTTCATACTCCTGATGCTGTCCTTTACCGTTAGCACATAATGGTGAAGAAGACTTACACAAACTGTCATCTGATGACTGGCTCCTGCAAAAACATTAGCACACATAAGATCATTGTAGTggcaaaataacaaaaataaaaattaattaaattaaacagCATTTTCATTTAGAAATTTCAGTTCCAGCAGTATTGTATGTTCGGTATTGTTTAACTTGCTAGAGAATAAAATTCCTTGGAGAAATCAAATTGCTTCAATTTACTATGTTGCAAAAGTTTACCGAATAATCCAAAATATGATGATTGATCATCATTCTCAAAGTGAAAATTCACATGCTATTTTTTTCCATTCACCTTTCACATGCATTTAGTTCAGATAACAAGTTGACACTTCTGTTAACTtacattttttctattttctaataAACTTAATGGAAAAAGAAAACAACATAAGAAAATAGAACGTCGAAATAAGcacatttcattttttttctctcgCATTTTGGTGAAACAAAACCCTAAGGGGAATGACCGAATGAATGACTTGTACCTATGACTAAGCTTATCGCCGTCGCTGACAAACTTGTGCATGATGCTCTCAAAGAGGTTAGGAGCAAAGCCATTCCCGCTCGAAGCGAAGGTCGCCGGTAGAACCTGACGCGGCACCTTCTCCGGCGGCGTGTCGGTTCCTCTGACATCTTCTACCGCCGGCGCTGGAGGATTGACGGCGGCCGTGAAATTACGGTCGTGTTGACGGACAGACGAATCGGTAGGTCGGCGCTCACCGGAAGATTTGTTTTCCAGCGAGGCTTTCTGGAAGAATGAGAGTATCGATTTCTGGCGATTCATCGTTGAGGTGAGAATGGGAGAGTGACAGAGAAAATGTATGAAAGGGTTTAAGCTTTACGGTAGAATTGTGTATATTTGAGACTGTGCAGTAAAAATTTTTGGCGCCAAGGGGAAGGTTTAGCGCTCATTCTCAACCTGTTAAATTGGGTGTTCCAAAAGACCAAAACTATAAATTGCTTTCTCGGTTTCTCCCTTTctgttttcatttcttttttttttttttctttttttttaaaaagaaaaataagtccCTGCGTCAACAACAGTTTTGCTTAACTTTTACCCAGTTTAGAGACTATAAGGCTGTGTTTGGTTTATGTCTTAAAATTATAAAGATATAAACACAAATATATAAGAGTACATAGATATAAAAAGTCATTAATTTTATATTCTGTTTAATAATTAAGACATGGATAGAATAGAACACACCATTtacaattttattaaaaagtcaattttatcttatttattcTAGTATCACCATCACCATTTCTGCTTTTTCATACTCCTTCAAAATCATCACAATTTACTATGGCATCATCATCTTCAAAACCAACACagatcttttttaatttttggtaattcttcATCCAAAATAAAATCAACCTTATAAGCATAAAAAATTTATCCAAAATTGCTAAAAATTAGCATAACAAACACAAATCTCTATCAATTCAAATACAGAATAATTTATCACCTCATCCATGGCAAAAAACACCACAAATAAAATTTAATccgaaatttaatatttataaaataaacaaaaatgctTCAATAACATTCTAATCGAATAATACAAACattcaaatattttattaaaaaaattttaaaacaaatacaAATTGAATCTAAAGTAGAATAAGGCAACAaagtaaatgaaaaaaaaaagaaagaagtggagaagaatgaaaagaagatgaaaatgaGGAAAGATGGAAGaacatgacaaaaaaaataaagaagtgaagaagaacgaaaagaatataaaaatgaGGAAAGATGGAAGAAGGACAGGACCGACGAGAAAATATCATATCTGTAACGAGATTTGTGGTTGCTTCTGCTGTAGATCTGCAGTTAAAGAGAATAAGAACAAAATGCGAATGGGGGAGAGCAGCTTCGTTGTTACGACAGTCGTTGTTGATGCTGATCGAAGGGTGAGGCAGAGAGACTTTCTTATTTGCTGAGACGCTACCTGCAAAGAGAAGACAGAAGACAAACAGCGCCGCCAAAGAGAGGATGGAAGCGACGCCATTGAAACCCAAATCGGGCAACAACAATGGAGGCTGAGAGAGGAAACGAAGAAtggttgaagaaaaaaaaattaggttGAAGGGATAAAATGGTAAAAATTTTCCGTGTCTCAACTTAAAAATGAGTATCTCAGCTAATTGGAAAGACACAAAATACATGTTTTTTGTGGGTATCTCTGTGTCACCGTGTCTCTCTTAGTTTGTGTTTCACAGACATCAACCAAACGGTGCCTAAGAGGCTCCTTTTTCTGTCTTGACTCTCTAAAGAAGggggaaggaaaagaaaaaattactccgaacaaaaaaaaagatttaggctattttatattctaaaaatatatttGGCTAAAGAATTTTAATATGGAATAAAGATGTATATTTTTGCTGGAAATGGAGGTTTTGGTGTATATACAGGTGGGTAAATGTTGCAGAGGTGCAGGCACAACACGCAAGTAACGTGCTGATTCAGCACGCACCCAACGTGTTGGACACTTGTCTAAATCAAACGCAACATGCACCATCTGTGTTTGACATGTGGCAGCTTGGCAAGCAACACGCATGCTGCGTGTTGTACACGTGGCAGATGCTGGTTGGATGGCGTTGCAATACGTAACCTGCAAGGTAAGTCTTCTGCCTATAAAAATCGAAACTCGTAATTATTTTACTTCATTGTGAGAGAGGTTTTTTCCTCCAGGATTGGTGTGATGGAAGGCACTGCAAATATAGTGGTTTACTACAACGGTGAGGTCATACGAAATACATATGAGGGATGAATTTTGCGTATGAGAATACATTTTCATCTGTGGTTCTGGGCACTATAACGTTCGCAGAACTACAGTACGGGCTCTGTCAAAGCATAGAGACTGATATTTTAAAGAAGGTGACCAACATTCTCTATAGGAGTCCGGTTGTCGTATTTGGCAGCCTGATATAGTTTGAGATTATGCCAATCGTCGATGAATCATGTATTCAGCAGATATTTCATATTCACCAGCAAACTTATAGGTGCAACACCTGAGGATTGAGTTATATGTTGAGTTTGAGCATATAGTTGCGGATGAGGTTCAACATGACACAGATGTGCAAGATGACAAGATGAAGCGTACTTGGAAATGAATAATGATAGCGATGAGGAGTTTGAAGCTACGTACGAAGCTGGTAATGAGGACGACAATGGCAATGGGCGAGGTGAGGCAATGGCGGAAACTTTAGTAGTTCTAGCCGCAGTTAGTCAACCAATAGATGTTCCACCTTTTATGCGTAACTTAGATCTTGACGACATGCATGCACCGGAATTTCCCGAATATGCAAACATAGATACGTGAGGAGTGAATAGTATGTTTACTTGATTTGGTTTTAACGGATCGATAAGCGACAAATTTGTTTTCTTATAGGTGTTGCTGATCCTGAGGATAGGGAGTTTAGAATCGGAATGCAATACGGTTCAAGAAAAGCAGTCATTGTGGCAATTCGGAGTTACACTATCTCCAGAGGAGTCGATTACGTTGTTTATGAATCCGAGCCACAGACGTTCTATGCAAAGTGCAAGACTGATGGACGTGGGTGCAACTGGCTTATCCTGAGCCAACTCGATACAGAAGAAAGCCTGTTGGGAGATTTGGAGATACAACGGGAGGCACACGTGTTCCATGGGAATGATCTCACAGGATCACTCCAAGTTAGACTCAGACATGATTGCTGAGGCTATGATGCCATTGGTTGAATCCGACCCATCCATAAAGATCAAATCTATAATTGCGGAAGTCCAGACAAGATTCAACTACACTATTAGTTACCGAAaagcttggttggcaaagcagaattCGATAGCCAAGGTTTTCGGTGGGTGAGAAGAATCTTACCAAACTTTGTCGTTGTGGTTCTTGGCAATAGTTCAAAAGATGACTGGTTCACAAGTTCAAATAGAAACATGACCCTTTGTATAACGGGAGTCAAGAGGTGGACGATGTTAGGATACTTCATCAGGTATTCTGGAGCTTCAATTCATGCATAAGAGCTTTCAAATATCGATGGTTCAATACTTCTTCACGTGGGCATATGCTGTCGACTTATCCGCGAAGAGGGTGGTACGCAGCAGACAGAAGATGTGACGCCGAACATAGCACTTAACAGACTCCCATGTATCTAAAGACTATGTGTCTCTAATATGGCGAACCCATAAAAGCTTTATATAGCTTTTGGATGAACTGCTCACAACGGGTTCACTGTCGAATATCGCGAGGCACTGGGTGACCAAGAAGTCGTGACTGCTATCGGTCTAACCGGTCACAACCTCTCCATCAATAGGTACGCCGAATATGCGTAACATGTCCTCCAATGTCTCTGGTCATCACCTTTTCACAAGAGCAGATAGCATCGCGGAATGGCCTCTGATCACTCCAACTCTCGAGAGCTGGTAGAATCCGGTGGTTCGTAAGGCTTGGTCAACCGCCGGATGCCACGTCTCTGGTTGGTCAAACTTACGGGGCAGAAGATTCCTATTAGCCTAGTAAATTTTAACCACAAaagaaattaatttaataaatagcaaaaagaataaattaataacagaaaataaaataaataataattacaaaaattcaaatttcttatcattcatattcatattttttattaattttattaataaaactatttagaaaaaattattcaaataaataatGACAAACTACTAAACCAATGCTAACCAAATAAATACTAACAaattaaccaaaaataataaacttacatAGTTAGGATGTCCAAATAGTTGATGATATGATCTTCTGCAGACGTATAATTGTGTACCATTTTAGATGTTCTAATCTTACTCTCaactctaaaactaactaatcaccCCTAACTAGGGGCAGAGTTAGATGAAATATTAGAGGGGGCCAAAAATATTTACATAATAAAATAAGACTAGAATAAAATTTTAATGGaggttaaattaaaatttatatataatttacatgtaaaaaattaaaattagggggtCATTGCCCCCTTTTGCTACTATGTGGCTCTGCCCCTGCCCCTAAcacaataaataaaacaaaataaaaaaaaaaaaaccgttgCTGCTGATGACTATGGCTTCATGAGATGAGAGTGTATGGTGATAGCGAATGGGGGAACGAAAATGATATGAAGCCAAGCCTCACTCTTCCTCCGTTTTTATACACCGAAACCAAACTAAACTATAAATGACACCTGTTCCCAGAGCAAGGCTTGCCTCTTGCATGGAGACAGTAGTCAACACATTACTTGCATGTTGCCGCATGGCCGACACGTGGCAAAAGGAGGTTACCACGCACCCTACATGTTGTTTGGATGGAGACACATGGCTTTCACGAATCTCTGCAACAGGTAAATGCATGTTGCTCTGCAGCTGCTACGTGACGAATCTCTGTTGGAAATCTCTGATAAAGTTGCTTTGAAAATTTGCGCAGAATCTCTGCTATGTTAACACGGAACCTGCGTGTTGCCTGGAAACACGACACGTGGCAAATCTCTGTTGAAAATCTCTGATAAAGCTGTTTTCATTTTACGAAAAGCTAACACAGAATCTATGTGTTGAGCAGTATTTTTGATACCTCCACATCTCTGTAAAATACTTAAAAGGTGCAAAAAACTGAAAAgtgtaaaataaagattttgaaaagtaaAACTGACTGAAATCAAAatagtttgcattgaattttAAATCAAGCAATTAAAATGCCTCCGACTGGATCAAAGAATTTTTTGACATGAAAAGTAAAGGTATTGAAATGTAAAATTgacaatgaaattaaaatatgctctgaaaataaattaaacgggaaaagaaaaagtttacAGAAATTGTAAAATTGAAAAGTAAAGACAATGGAAGGAACCCTATAGAAATCAAACTCGAATGCAGACTCAAAAATTCGctggggatgtgagtgtgcttgagtgtatttctgGAGAAAAGTTCCAACTCATGTGCCGTACTGCTTCCTGTTATTTATAGCCCTCTTTCCATAACTGATCATTAAAGAATTTGTGCCCCTTTGCGTGCGCAGATTAAGGTAACCGTTCCCACTCTTTTGCCCAAGAGCGTTACCAAAAAATCCTTAATTCAAAGAAGGCCTTCGATCCCCTCCATTCGTGTAACTGCTCGATTTACCAAAGTATCGAAATCGAATCTGTGCCAAATAATTTCCACTTAATACTTGCACGTGTATCTCATTTAGTCCCTGCTTCCATCTCGACACTTTACCAACTTTTTCGAATCGGCTTAATCTTTCGAAAATAATTATTTCGATTAAGAAATTGCCCCCTAGGATTAATGTGTTTGCTTTCGAAGCCACTCCTTGGAAGATGAAACACTTAATCCTAATCCAGTCTTCAATTACTTGAACCAGTCATAATTGCCATTTACCTTTTCCATCAATTCTGACCCGTTTGACACGTCTCCCACGATTCACAGTCTCTCTCTCCACCACTTCGCCTTCTTCGCAAAGTCACCTCCTTTCTCTTTGAATTCTTTCTGCAATAACGGTTAAGCAAGAAAAACCCCCTTTAAATTCAAACCTCTCATCTTTGCTTAACTTTCTCGAATTCTTATTCTCTCCACATCTCTTGCATTTCTCTTTCTTGTGTAGCCTCTATTTTccattctttgtttttctttgctcatcaatgGCTGCTTCTTCATCTCACGTCGCTACTCAAGACAAAGGTAAACGTCCTATGATGCAACTACCAGCTCCTCCGGCCTTACACGTACTGAACCAGGTCAATGATGAAGTCATTGATAACCCACAATTCCAAATCGATGATCCCAGAATTCTTATCCCTTTCATTGTAGGTGATGACACCCATTGTTTTATTGGTCCCATTGAAAGTTTAGAAAGGGCGAACAAGCGACTCCCTTACTTCCCCAATGCTCAAGGGGAAGACTTGTTGATTAATCAGGACCTTGACATCTCCTTTTTTACCAATAAAAAATTCTTCATGAATAACCCTAAAATCGCCCCTCGTGGAACTGACTTTTTGGCCTGGCATGAGCGTCTTGCACCAGTGAAGAACGCTGCCTGGGGGGCTCTTGGGATTCAAGATCTTCTATGACTTTCTCACTTTACTCCTTTAACACATCCTTAGATGATTGGGGCCATAACTCATTTCTAGAACAGGACTACCAACAATTTTTACCTTCCTTGTGGGATAATTGGTATGTCACTCCTCGATGTAGCTGCCATCACAGGGCTCCCAATTAGCCCTCCGGATCTTACTTCTGATATGCAACCTAAGCGACAGTACATCATTGCTTCTATGACTTCCTACAGTGACTTCATTGC carries:
- the LOC107644358 gene encoding DNA mismatch repair protein MSH7-like isoform X2, with amino-acid sequence MNRQKSILSFFQKASLENKSSGERRPTDSSVRQHDRNFTAAVNPPAPAVEDVRGTDTPPEKVPRQVLPATFASSGNGFAPNLFESIMHKFVSDGDKLSHRSQSSDDSLCKSSSPLCANGKGQHQEYEGAFQPMVKNTAVSLKAKANQLKPIEINDDVVGPETPGMQPLASHAKRSRDDESKFRSLMDSGKRVRFLEDSPSLNLTKKEAEVASRFEWLDPSRIKDASGRRPNDPLYDRTTLYIPPDALKKMSASQKQYWSVKCKYMDVLLFFKGKFYELYEMDAEIGHKELDWKITLSGVGKCRQVGISESGIDDAVQNLVARGYKVGRVEQLETSEEAKARGANSVIQRKLVQVITPSTTVEGNIGPDANHLLAIKEGSTSLDDGSVVYGFAFVDCARLRFWVGSIDDDASCSALGALLMQVSPKEVIYESRGLSKGAQKALRKFSLHGEM
- the LOC107644358 gene encoding DNA mismatch repair protein MSH7-like isoform X3, translating into MNFIIRESKVSKQWDDGRRSQSSDDSLCKSSSPLCANGKGQHQEYEGAFQPMVKNTAVSLKAKANQLKPIEINDDVVGPETPGMQPLASHAKRSRDDESKFRSLMDSGKRVRFLEDSPSLNLTKKEAEVASRFEWLDPSRIKDASGRRPNDPLYDRTTLYIPPDALKKMSASQKQYWSVKCKYMDVLLFFKVGKFYELYEMDAEIGHKELDWKITLSGVGKCRQVGISESGIDDAVQNLVARGYKVGRVEQLETSEEAKARGANSVIQRKLVQVITPSTTVEGNIGPDANHLLAIKEGSTSLDDGSVVYGFAFVDCARLRFWVGSIDDDASCSALGALLMQVSPKEVIYESRGLSKGAQKALRKFSLHGEM
- the LOC107644358 gene encoding DNA mismatch repair protein MSH7-like isoform X1, which codes for MNRQKSILSFFQKASLENKSSGERRPTDSSVRQHDRNFTAAVNPPAPAVEDVRGTDTPPEKVPRQVLPATFASSGNGFAPNLFESIMHKFVSDGDKLSHRSQSSDDSLCKSSSPLCANGKGQHQEYEGAFQPMVKNTAVSLKAKANQLKPIEINDDVVGPETPGMQPLASHAKRSRDDESKFRSLMDSGKRVRFLEDSPSLNLTKKEAEVASRFEWLDPSRIKDASGRRPNDPLYDRTTLYIPPDALKKMSASQKQYWSVKCKYMDVLLFFKVGKFYELYEMDAEIGHKELDWKITLSGVGKCRQVGISESGIDDAVQNLVARGYKVGRVEQLETSEEAKARGANSVIQRKLVQVITPSTTVEGNIGPDANHLLAIKEGSTSLDDGSVVYGFAFVDCARLRFWVGSIDDDASCSALGALLMQVSPKEVIYESRGLSKGAQKALRKFSLHGEM